From the genome of Hymenobacter gelipurpurascens:
GACCCAAACGAGTCGAGAAGTCTTTCTTGTTTACCTTCAGGTGCTCCGTCAGGTGGTTGATGCGGTGCGTGAACAGTGCAATTTGCGATTCAGCGGAACCAGTGTCGTTAGACGTCTTCTGGAGGCTGTTCTTCTCGAAAATAGCCTGTTTTGCTTCGGTAGTGAGTTTCATCGGCAGATAGGTTTCCCCCGTCCTGGATTTAAGATGAAAAAAGAAAAATTGAACACCCCAAACCTTGGGGTGGGCGCAAAGGTACGGTTTTTTGGGAGGAACCTGCTAGGCCAGTCTTAGAAGTTTTTGCAGCATTTCTTGGCGGCCCTCTCCTGCTGCACTGGCCTAGGCCTATACCGTGCGCTTATAGCCCCGTAGCGGCCAGCGCAACCATGACGGACGAAACCGCTCCCAGTCTACATCCAGTATTCCGGAATCGTGGCGGGCTTGGTAGAGGAAGAACAGGCCTACGGGCGCCAGAATGGCCGTGGCCATCCACATGCCTACGCCTACCGGCATTATTACTTCCCGGCCGTACTTCTCCCCCATGATGGAGATGACGTAGTACACGATAAAGAAGACGATTGAGATAAGGATAGGAACTCCTAGGCCACCTTTTTTGATAATGGCCCCCAAAGGTGCCCCGATCAGAAACATCAACAAAATAGCGGCCGACTGCGTGAATTTGCGGTAAATCTCAATTCGGTAGTTGGCGGTATCCTTAGCCTTATTGTTAAGCCGATCGGCACTTGTACTGAGGTACGACTGCACATTA
Proteins encoded in this window:
- the rpsO gene encoding 30S ribosomal protein S15; its protein translation is MKLTTEAKQAIFEKNSLQKTSNDTGSAESQIALFTHRINHLTEHLKVNKKDFSTRLGLLKLVGKRRRMLDYLQHREINRYRAIIKELGIRK